DNA from Solanum stenotomum isolate F172 chromosome 3, ASM1918654v1, whole genome shotgun sequence:
CCGTCCACCcattaacataaaaatattgcACTGTCATCTTATCCCCAAACTACCAttttatttaggaaaaattagagaaatcccatattttagtttacttattatcattatctcctataagttttacaaatattcaaaatctctcattttcgcgcatcagattagtgtatcagcggttatattgttgtatctcgcgcatcaaattaatgtatcaacgcttatattattgtatctcgcgcatcagattaatgtatcaacgcttatattattgtatctcgttcatcaaattaatgtatcagcgtttatattattgtatccgtttgatggatttctgtaattataaacttttaagggataaattgtaattttaccttaaaagtatgtgatttctgtaatttgcctttttatttatgtatagattaaaaataaacatgctggtttttcttattttaatacCTTGCGTACTTtgggaaaaatgaaaagattttaTGGTTAAACCGCGTTTTCtatgtttttgatattttatttaagggATCTTTATTTAACTATTCTTTTCATTGTATAAAAGACAATCATTAAACTTATAACTGTAATGGATCATAAAGAcactgattttttttaaaaaaaatgattgactTGTACGGTTGTGCCCTTCGGGGTGGCcaagtggtttgggcttgggactttcaTAAtagaggtctcaagttcgaagcAGCTCCTTGCTAGTGAAAGCAAGGGATTTGCCTTCTGGGTTGAACttgtcgcaccgggcttgcctagtgcggatTAATTACCTCTCCTATATGGTTTGCGAgttgcgggtttcccttgtcataaaaaaataaaaaataaaaatgattgaCTTGTAGAATGAATGGAAGCAAAAATTGCAACTAAAACTTTCTCCTATAACGATTATTATGGAACACTAAACCATATCTCACGTAGGTTAAAATGATACTTGATTAAATTTTTCTTCGATCGCTATTTAGACGGTATGATCTATAGAAATATCAAATACTAGTGAACATATTTTAACATTCTCACGATGTTTTCAATTAGTAATTATGCAAGATTATCACTCCTTAGTTTGAGTTAGTTTAaatcttcatatttttatagacgaattgaaattttattccatttaaaaataaaaaaattgagggTCAACAATACTAATTAGAGATAAAGAATTTTTGAGTGAGTCTCAAGTATTGAACATTACGTGTGTGTTTAGGGTGCATAGTAAGATGATTGGGGTGTAGACCTCACATAACTAAGTCCAAAAAAGAACCTTTAAAACAAAGACATATTTTAGGTTTGATGGAATACTGACATCATTCtatataattattgttttatagaattttaatagtagtttattattttgtaatatttgaATGATATTGTTTGTTTGATAAGAATAATATTGAGTATAAAAATTAGCATAATTTGAATACAAACAGATATAcaagtagtttttttttaaaaaataaataatgaaatattagCATAAATATGGTTAGCTTTACTGGAATAGTATATGTTGTTACTTTTTTATGGATTATTAGTATGTATACAGTTATTTTTTCTGATAGAAATATTGGTAAATATATTACGTAGTTTGATTGGAATATAGTATTAATAGATAAACTTAAATAAGTTTCTTATTCTATGAATTTTTCTCTCAAACTTGGGGATCTGCTTGCTGACAAAATGCTTTGATGATGCAAATGTAATAGTAACAGATTTGTATGGAAGAACATTTATGAAATCTCACAAAAAGTCAAGATATGTACGTAAGGaatataattgttttttaattgaTATGTTAGGATACTCCTACTTTTTTTCTTTGGGATAGAAGTTCTTTTGTAATTGGTTtggttttcattataatatgtTTAGTGATGATAGAGATGAGTCAAATGGACGGATTAAGCTGGATTTGAAAATGTCAAAATAAGttgaactaataaataaataaaaaaataatttattttaataagaaataaagttaagtagtttttgagaataaaattttaaataaattaatttctaataaattcTCTTAATTTAAGTTCCTTTTTAACTTAACCTTGTGATATCAATCTTGTTAAACACGTAGGATTTGCAAATTTAGAAATTACTTGAGTCTTTGGTTGAAAGCCCTTTTCCCTATTAGTggacaacaacaaaaattaaaaaatggcGGACACTGCATTATTAGTGACCCCATTttcaatcagaaaaaaaaaaagatgctaAAATTGATAAACGCACCCCAAAGTAATTTGTGCCTATAGAtgttactccctccatccctttttagttgtccactttagaaatgacacacagNGAGCAGTGGCGGATGTAGAGTGTGTCCAGGGGGGTCATCCGACCCCCCTCGGAAAAAAatttacactatatatataagatcaatttttttgtgtacgtgtatatatttaaaattgaacccCCTGAGCATATGTCAAAGGAGTAGCTCAATNatagggacaactaaaaaaggaaatatggacaagtaaataaggacggagggagtatgatatttcttcttttatattgtttttctaAATCATCGATCAATGTTGTCTAATGTTATTCTATTGCAATTAGTATAGTAGAATTCGCGTTATGaacataaaaatattgagtcattcattcataattttaaatttatttttatttccacCGCGTAccatgaaagaagaaaaaaaaagcttgGAAAAATCATGTTACGAAAGATTCCCTATTTAGCATTAAGGTTCTAAAATTAGTATGTGCAATACCTAAATTATCCCTCTTAAAACTAACACACCATTAATCTCATAAGCTTCATTAAGTAATTGCACTAAGATCATCCATATTATTTAATTCAAGGTCGTTTGGTTCGAATAAAAGTTATGCTTAAATTAGTTAAGTTATGTTGGGAGTAGAGGTTAAATGTTCTACGTGGAATATTACAAGGCAAACAATGGAATTAAACAAGAATGTAAGGACCAAAATAGTTGTTTTCCCTTTGCataattcaattttcttctctttttctctgaCAAATTTTGAATGCTCCCTAAACAGTAAACACAATGGAATTAAACAAGAATGTAAGGACCAAAATAGTTGTTTTCCCTTTGCataattcaattttcttctctttttctctgaCAAATTTTGAATGCTCCTAAACAGTAAACACGACGTAAGAGTGACTTTGCTTTGAGCCCGACGTCCCCACCTCGAAAAATGGAACTATCGGCAATAATGTCGCCGGCGAATTACCCGGAAAGAAGTTGTAGTTATTCTCAAGCAATTACTCTTACAAATCGCCGCCAAATAGTTCAGAGTCGCAAATTAAAATACGTTCGAACAACTTCCCCTTCTTTGAAATTATCCCCAGTGATTACGGATTGCGACAATGCAGAAGTCATCGGTGCAAGAGAGTGCAAAGGGAAGGAATGGATTCACTTTGTCGGCGTTGGAGGTTGTGGTTTGTCCGCTCTCGCCATGCTTGCTCTCAAACAAGTATATATTCTCTGTCACTCACACTATTTATATTTGGTGGTTAACTGTTTTTTTCTAGAATTTTCAAGTTGTGAATGTAATGTTACTTGCTCTGGAGTTTCAGAAATGTTAATTTATTTGCCAGTGATTATGAAATCGTGTTTGAATTGAGACACAAAATTGAATGATTTGACTATGGTACTCCAAAACcctgtcttattttttttgggatggATGAAGTAActttttcaatttcataaaatagcTTGTGATACCTCCCTCAACTCTTAGGGGTGATTTTGTTGGCTGTAGAAAGAGAACTAATCATGGCATAAATGCTCATAATTAATACAACATGTGTTTTGCAACATAAAACTCAGCTTTGCAATATATAACTCAGCATGCAACATTTGGTATTAAACAATCCAAGCTTGTATTAGTATCCATCGAATAACAATTGCATAACTCCTACATTATTATTAAGCACATAACAATGTTATGTATCACAGCCTTTGCATGCTAATACATGAATCAAACGACGCATTATTATTTGGACAAACAATAATTGTtactcttctttctttcttccatTTCCCATCTAATGGTAGGTTAGAATTAAATTGAACTGATTTTGGAAACACACTAGGGTTATGAGGTCAGTGGTTCTGATATGACGTGGAGCGATGCCATGGACGCATTGCGAGAAGCAGGTGCTGGAGTGTATATTGGCCATTCTGAGCTTAATTTGAGAAAGAATAATGGGTTGGTGCCTGATTCCCTTGTTGTGTCAAGTGCTATTCGTGGGGGCAATGTGGAGATTTTACATGCCGAGTCTGTTGGAATACCTGTGTGAGTATGTTAATCTTAACTTTCTGATTGAATTTCTGTTACTGAAGTTAGACTTGGACTTAGATAGTGATATTCTGTTCTTGTAGGTACAAGCGAGGAGCTTGGTTGGGTAGGATCACCAAAGGTTACAACCTCATTGCTGTCAGTGGGAGCCATGGTAATCTTACTTATTTTGTGTTTGTGGGGTTATTGTCAATATGTGACAAATCTATTCGATGCCAAACTTTGCTAAACATGGACAATGTTATGATTTTTGACAAGACTCAATATTTGCTTGTATTTACACGGAAGTCTGAAATATGAAGAAAACTCCCTGAGGTGTATGCATTTGTGTTAGCCGACTTCTCTTGGGTGAATCTGTTGTTTGAAACGCATGTGCAATTGTACTTGTGTTCAAAATCAATGTAATTATGTACAGAACTGAACATTTTATGAGATCTTGACTAGAAATATGATGTAATATCGTGTTCCCAAGGAATCTGAAATAAGAGGAACTTCACTATCTTGCTTGTAGCGTAAACCATTTTGCATTTTCGCTTGTGTTAGTCAGCTCTGCCAAAACCTTGGAACTCTCCTGCTTTATTAGCTTAGCAATTTGATCCATGGGAACACTTCTTGGCGGAATGTGTATCTGCTCTGGTTTTTGTGCATACTCGACTGTCTTGCTCCAACATAGGTGTGAAGAAGGATTCAAAGCATAGAGTATTCAAAAGAGAGAAGAACAACACCATTGACTGAAGGGGTTATTCCGAGAAAGAGAGAAGACGAGATTTAGGCAACATTTTGAAGAAGAGAGTTTCAGGTTTCCTATAAGCAAAAAACAATGTTACTAATGAACTATTGTGTTATTAGCAAATTAATAGGTAAAATTCATGTTATGAGTTGCGTAGAACTTTTAAGGCCTGATAAGATGTTTGGCTTTGAACTCTAAGATATCTATCAGCTGAGACTGATTCTGGAAGGTCTTTGGCTGCTGTCTATTATTTAGTCTGGTAATTTGATCTACTCTTGTTTCAGCCTTTTTTAACACCAAAATTTCACTTCTCGTGCTTTCTGTTGATTTATTGACCAATGCAGGGAAGACTACCACAGCTAGTATGCTTGCTTTTGTATTAAATGCAATGGGGGATGATCTTACAGCTGTAATTGGGGCTCGGGTACCACAGGTAGGTTCACTCTGCATCTTCGTATGAAGTTTCTCTTGATGTGCTCATTGGGAGTTTGTCAACAGTGCTTGCAGGTCGATAAGTCGATTTTTGTTCACATTAGAGCATTTATATCCTACTGTGGGTTACTTTTGACGTAGTTGCCTTCTGCAGCTTGCTGAAAGAAACATCATCTGTGGAACTGGTTGCAACTTTGTACTGGAGGTATCCAATCCTTTCACACCTCTTTTCTTGTATCTGGTTGTTTGCATgcgtttgtttttctttgtaaaattttaagagatagaaaattattataatGGTTATTTCTGTAAGTCTAATCTATGTTCTTTCTAATGTAGGCTGATGAATATGACTGTTGCTTCCTTGGAGTAACACCTCAAATAGCTGTGGTAACAAATGTAGATTGGGAACATGTAGACATGTTTCAAGACGAGGTTAGTGATTCACTGCTTGTAGTGTCTGCCATGTactaaatttgatttatttggTGTCTGGAATGACCAGATTATCATCAGATTGTTTCTGTCTAATCTGAGGAAGCAGTTAAAACTATTTTCAGGAAGTTCATAGGTCAGATAAGGGTTGGAGGACATTTAATTTTATGCGGTGATAGGTATATATTGATAACTTTCCTTACACGGTTGATACATTTCATGGATTGAGTGGATTTAGCATCAAATTTCTTACTCAAATAGAAACTTGTTGAAgatttcacacaaaaaaaaaaatctcatttttcatAGGAAACATCTCCCCGAAGGAGAACAATCAACTATGCCATATTCTTTTTACAGCAGAAAATATACGCCTGCTGCTACTTTGTTGGTCATTGTCCTTTAGAACAGTACTCCGAAGATATTATCCACGTACTATGCAGAGTTCAATGACTACAGTTCTTATAAAATCATTTCTCAACCAACCTGTGGATGCTGCATCTATGAGGATATGGAACATTAATCCATAACCAGAAAAGTGAACTTATTAGTTGTCCTCTGATACCTTGATCATTCTATTACAGAAGGTCTCATTTATGTTTTACAAGCTATCATTTGGTGGCTTATGTATCTTTAGTTATAGATCACATAAATTGATTTCATTTTGAGGCTAACAAAGGAAATATCAAATtttcatgtctaatgtagttTCCAACAATGATTTTCTGATTGGATTTACAGTCCGGGTGCATATTCTTTGGTCAACAAAACGGGATCAGACTCTGCTCTTCCAGTTCTTCACAATGACGCATTCCAGATTTCAACTTACGGAATTTCTAGTTGTAACGATTGGCATGCCTTATCAATATCCCCAAACTCTTGTGGGGGTAGTGACTATCAGCTGGTAAGTACATTTgttctttaaaatatatagCTCTAGATGAAATCTACGGAAATAAGTTCATTAGTTTCTTAGAAATATTATCTGAAAATAACATTCAGGGAACTTGTACGTAGCTTATTTCTAAGAAAGTGAAAATGCTTTGCTAATTCTGCACGTGCTTTGTACTTCAGTTGGCAACTCTAGGCTGCATGATCATAAATTCACTTGTCAAGGAAGTGTAAGAGCAACTTAATAGAACTCTATGTAAGATGGATATCATTAATTAAGTCTTCCTCTACAAATCTGTAAATTATTTTCTCCAGAGTCCAATTCAAAACAATTTCTTAGTTCTGTTTCTTTCAAAGACTATGAAAGAATGCAACAACTCACAATAACGTGAACATTTGGGAAGTAAGCTCCTTTCTTGCTCCCTCCATCCCCAAAATAACCAATACAATTTGGGGTACTTGGAAAAAGGATCAAAGAGTCAACTTTCCGAATTTCCAACCCAATACCAAACACCAGAAAATAAATCATGCTTTCGGTCATTACCAAATGCACtctgaaatttgaaaaagacattGTATATTCAGTTGTGAACTGGGAcgttttaatttgaaaattttagtcAC
Protein-coding regions in this window:
- the LOC125859557 gene encoding uncharacterized protein LOC125859557, whose amino-acid sequence is MELSAIMSPANYPERSCSYSQAITLTNRRQIVQSRKLKYVRTTSPSLKLSPVITDCDNAEVIGARECKGKEWIHFVGVGGCGLSALAMLALKQGYEVSGSDMTWSDAMDALREAGAGVYIGHSELNLRKNNGLVPDSLVVSSAIRGGNVEILHAESVGIPVYKRGAWLGRITKGYNLIAVSGSHGKTTTASMLAFVLNAMGDDLTAVIGARVPQLAERNIICGTGCNFVLEADEYDCCFLGVTPQIAVVTNVDWEHVDMFQDEEAVKTIFRKFIGQIRVGGHLILCGDSPGAYSLVNKTGSDSALPVLHNDAFQISTYGISSCNDWHALSISPNSCGGSDYQLFHKGLHIADISLQMPGVHNVLNSLAVIATISALSTDQKNFLSSIASLKLHLQNFEGVSRRFERIGTVRGCHIYDDYAHHPTEIQAAIQAARQRFPFQKLVVIFQPHTYSRLAALKDDFAIAFTNADRVVITEIYEARETNLWKINGRDLAISIVDPPSEFIPSLIQVLEMLVVHISKDPDHETVILTLGSGDITSVGRKLLTELQHRLL